TGTTTTATGGTTATATACTGGCAGGGGGTGTTCGGTTCAGAACCTTTTGGTTGTAGAATTATCTTTCCCTCCACATCTTGGCTGCGAAAGGTACCAAAAATTTGTTTTGTACATTTCACTATCGATGTGTAGATTGTATTGTTATGTATAGCAGCCACCAAATAATATTGGCACATGTATGCGCCCTCTTGTTTTGGGCAATGACCACTTGGTGGAAGAGGAAGACCGATGTACTTTGTGACAAAAGAATTTACTATAAACTCCAGAAAAAATGGCAATTTCTTTTTGCAGGATTCCTATTTCTATTCCGGTGTATGAGCTCACACTCCAGATCAAAGGGTTTGTCAGGCGATCCAATGGTAGCACTGCCCTTATTTCTCATTGTTGAAGCTGAAGCCTGTGAGTGCTAAAAGAACATCTAGCAGCAGAGCAGTTTACCTCACCAAAAATCTATTTTGGTGGCTATGACAAACAGTCAATGGAAAACGGGTACGTTGACACGGAGGGCCCTCACTGACAGCGACATGGGAACAGCCCCCTCCCACTCAACAAGTCACCCACCACCGTATAGAATACTCTTCATCTAAAGGGCGACCACCCTGGCGAATTTAGATAGCATTATTAGAGAGGAGGCCCAGATCGCCATCCAAAGAATTAGTAGCAGGAATCGATCAGCTCACTACTCAAGCAAGCAAAGCTGCAAAGGGTGTGGGGGAACGAAAGGGAGAGCGAGCGGCCGGGTCGGCGATgtgctgcggcggcgacgacggccgcgaGTGCCGGCCGCTGGGGTTTCTGCTGGGCCTGCCGTTCGCGGTGCTCGCCGTCCTCGTCTCCATCGTCGGCGCCATCATCTGGATCATCGGGTATGCTTCGTTCTTGGACTTGGTATGCTTTGCTTTCCATGTGAATTGTGTCTGAGGCGGGGCTTGCGGTGGGTGCAGGCTGCCCATCTCGTGCATCTGCCCGTGCTGCCTGTGCGTGACGCTGCtgctggaggcggcggtggagctcgtCAAGGCGCCGCTGCACGTCATGACCTGGTTCACCTCCAAGATCCCCTGCTAGCGCCTGATGCGCTAGGTAGACGATGATGGGGGTCATGGCCATGGCAGACGGCAGGATGATTTCATTTGTATTGGGCTGTGGCTGCCGATCGATGTgcctcttctttcttctgttTCCTCGCTCATGTGCTCATGTGTTGATTTGAGTATAAGATGGATTGATTCTCGTGCATGTCGCTTCTGGCATACATGTTGTACATGATTatgatgcctttttttttccgtcCTAGTGCCGGTCATGGCGACGAACACAGTTCGTCCATTGCTGATTTCATTTCCGCGAAAGTCAGACGCAGGAACATAGCCACCAGGGGTAGTCAGTAGTCATAGTCACGGGGTTGCTGTCGACGGCTTGTGCCAACAATTATTCCTGCTCACCCAAGTGGAACCTGGTGGTCGCTAGCTGGGGACGAATGAATTCGGGCAGCCTTCAACACGGGCAGGGGATCTCAAACGCCTACTCCCTCCTGTGTACCCAGACAAACACCTATCCAGGTAGGTAGTAAGCACAAACAGAGCAGAGTGCGATCACCCTGCATGGGTGCAGTTTGGAAACGAATATAATATGGACTCCTGTGATATTCATATGCACTAGATATTTTCaatgcaatttttttaataTGCTAAGGCGACACCTAATTCACGGGTGAAATAGAATTTCTCCGAGGCTGCTGGCTTCTAAGCGCATCTCCAGTAATTCCTCAATTCCTAATCCAACTACTGTGTTAGGAGAGTTAGTAAGAAATTAGTGCTCCAGCAGACTCCCTTTAATTTTCcatttttccaataattattgggacaacctACTGATTCACCTGAACTCTCCCTGAATGAAGGAGAAGTTATGACTATGGTGGTTGGATTaggatgagattattgggagactgTAAAAATAACTCTCCCAATAACAATAAAATGGATATTGGGATATCCCAGTAAACTAGTTATTAGGAGACTTCTGAAGGGTTTGTGCATTTTTTGGATGGTAATCGGTAAATAAGCAGGTCCTAATCAAATAGATTCATCGATTAACGCTTGTCTAGAACTTCTAAATTTCCTCTTCAGGTACTCTTACCGGGCTCTAAACATGGACCTATTTTTAGGACGCCCTCTGGTGCTCGTAAGCTTTAACTATTTTTCTTTCAGAATATTTTTCAGCTATTGATGATCTTTTGGCTTGGCATTTCTAGCCGATAGTGCCTTATATATATTGCTTTATCACAGCCTTAAAACTGATTTTAAATATTATGGTATGAGTATAGATTGCAGCTCTGCTGGATGACATTGTCAGGTTGCAACAACAACTGCAGTGTGGCCTGCTGCTACTGCAACATCCAAAGGTCCCCACCAGTTTGTGAAAGGTGGACTCCATGAAGAACGTGGCATGAACAATATGTTTTCATTTATTAGTTCCCCAACAACGAAGCCGGGCCTGATTTCACAGCACTTCCTCATTTTGTCATCAATGGCGAAGTCTGACTATCTCATATATGGATGAGCACTGGAAAAGAAAATTTCATTGCTAGTTATTTCTGTTTGTTATCTGGAAGCAACAGCTCTGAATTTGACAATCTTAGAGCTACCTATGGCTGTGACCCATTAAGTAAAGAATAGTTTCAAGCTTATTGCAACTTATATCCTGTTGACCATGAACCCACACTTTGTTTTCCATAGGTAGTCGTCTTTAACTTCATTTTCCATATGGTCAtaggaaaacaagaagatgaAAAGTTACTATACCTACACCTACTGAAACTAcatgaatgaaaaaaaaatacacacaACAGAAtcaatttcaaaaaaaacatactTACAACAGAACTAGTAAGGATTAAAAAGCCTAAACTAGTGAAAGATCTTACAGGGATGACTGTTAAGGGTATTATATATACTTATTTTTGTGAGTTCTTGGTAAAGCGCCAAAgtaaacctccgataatattGTTTATGGAGTGAGAAACCATTGGAACTATAACGCTTGAGGAAGCTATGGTTCCTATACCATAGGCAAATCCAACAAATGTTGCCCTGGAAACATAGAAGTATGTGTAAGAAAATATCTGGAGCTTATCACCATGCTAATCCTTATGTGTATAGCAGGAAATGTACATTAAATATTTCCCCATTGCACAGATGCAAAAATACTGCAGAAAAGTACGTACCAGATTGCAAATGAATATTTCCTGCCATTGCCCAAGTGAAGAACACCAAAAATGGTTCCGATGATAAGGGCACTAATCCAGTTCAATCCCAAGATAGGCATCAGTGCCCCTCGAAAGAGCAACTCCTGTTATAAGTGTAcatcaatttttttaattattaatCAAACCAGTGTTCTTAAGAAATACCTTTTAATTGATGTGCTCACCTCACTTATCCCGGGTAGACAAGCGACAAAAATGTAGTCCAGAGGCTCTAGTGACGTAAGGATCTaatggaagaaaagaaaataattaaGTGTGTATTTCAATTGAGAGATTGTAGTATCCAAAAATGTTGAGTAagcttggcaaaaaaaaaagaagacattACACTCTAAGTGTTGACCATATAATGAAAAGAGATCCTAGTATTCTACACCTGCATGTCTGGATTGGTAGTCGCAAATATGCAAAACTGATGGGACTGAAGAATGAGTAGATGGAAGGCTGCATGTTAAGCAAGTTCTTTTCGTCAATGAGCTGCACTGGTGCAAGGCACTACAAaattttttatgtttcattaGGGTAACAGACTAGAACATACAATTTGTGGGGCAACTATATCTTTCAGTGTTAAACAGAACACTTCTCATTCTGCTGAACCTCTATGAGATATTAAAATTATGTTCCTTATTATCAGCATGTTAAAATGTGAAACCAATAACTCCAACAAAAGAGAACTCAAAAGATGATTCCAAAGGATGTACATAGTTACATACTTGTGTATTTGCAGCTTCACTGGAATCTCTGAAATCTGACCATGTTTGTAGCAGAATGTATCTGCTAGAGGAGATTGCTATTACAAGTCCTGCTACCAACTCGAGATGCCAAGTTTCAAAATTGACTGCAGAAAAGCAGTAGTTTAATATACTACAAGGCATTTTGCCTAGTTAGCAATATTTCATGAATCTtatttatttgcaaagatggGGAAAAATGCTTACATGACACATCTGTAGGATCAGAAATTGGCCATCCATTTAAAGATGCAAGGTGTGATGCCTGTGGTAGACAATCAGCCATTTTTTAAGGATTTGATAAAGAGGCAAAAAGTAAGCAGAGCACAAACTTATACACGCTTAGGATAACTTACACCAAAGCGGCAAAGCTACATTCAAATTTCACTATCAAAGTGGTCTCGagatctgaaatttattctAGAGAACACTAAGGTTTTACCTGTCGAAGAAGAAGCCCTCCAGCAAGCAGCAAGCCTGATGTGAGAGTGCAAGCCTGAAGAACAGCACTCCTTGGGGCACCTGAAATTTGATCATCAGTAGCAACATCCTCACCATCGACCTCAAGGCCTGTGCTGGCACTTCCTCCACTGCCTGAAGAAGCTTCCTCACTTATCAACAGTGAATCATTTGGCTTGTTCTGAAATTTTCTCCTTTCCCTCTTAGTACTCTTTGTCGCAAATTTTATGACCGCCTTCAATATCAAATAACATCTGTTTATCATATGCATACATCAAGAGCTACTAAAATTCACTCACATGGCAGAACAGTGCTTACATTATGTCGGCCAGAACGCATATATTTCCATGTAGCAATTGGACTTTGCCATTTCCAACCTAATCAAGTATCATCTGTCAATGTAAGGATGCCAGAATGATATAAGCAATAGTTTCTAAAAACGAATGATACTTTCAGACATTTGCACATGATATCGGATATAGTAAACACATGCCAAGAAGATCGATTAACACAGAAAAAGTCAAGACTCCTATGTTCATCCTCCCTAATCTGAAATGAACATAAATTGTGATGGACGAGCTGCTACAGCACCAATTGCCGCCTGTCTGGATGCGTATATGTCTTTTTGATTCTGTCAACATCAATTTTACGGTATAGATGCCTATGACATTTTACTCTATGCCTTGCAATACTGTTTCCTCCCATTGCTGCAGTAACTTTTTAAGAATAGTCCGTCGAGTTTCCCATTATTATTATTCCCTTTCCTCCAAGGATCCAACAACTGTTGCGGTCGAAGAAAAGGAAATATCCCAACACGAACAAGTGGATAATTGAATTCAAAGCATCAGCATTTCATTAGAGGGCAATCATGGGCTGACATCACCAACAGGCATCAACCAATCTCCGAAATAGCAAAAGGGAAATCTCGGTATCTCCCCCCCAGGCCATGGTCGGGGGAGAATGCTTTTTTTTCGCACGAAGTGAAACAATCGGATGCAGAAAATTAATCGGGCCAAGAACGCTGGAAGATCGATGACAAACGCACCTTTGGAGGGGAGCGGACCGCGACAGGAGACTGCGCTCGCTGCCAGCGTCATCCACAATGGGTGGATCGGAGCAAGCTGCAGAGAACCGAGGCTCCGAGCGCCAAGGTTGCGAGGAGGAAATGAGAAGATAGCAGGGGAAGAATGGAAACGGCAAGATTTCAGTTTTACCAGAAAGATGGGAGCTAGCAAGTATTATCTCCGCTCCGCTCCTCTGTTTTGTGTGGTGGAAACCGGAAAGGTGAGGAGATGCCGAACGGCGAGCATGGGCTGTGGGCTATGGCCCGTGGGCTCTATGCCCTTCACCCTGGGTGCGATctgttttctttaaaaaaaaacccAACGATTTCGTTTTTGTTTGGGAATCGGTCACACTAACACAAGAACATTTATATATCTCTTTATGCATAATTTCTTAGGAAAAAATTATAGGGAGCAAAAGGAAATATGCCCCCTTACAATGATTAAGTTTACAGGATTACACAAGCAAAATGGATCAACTTCACAGGACTAAATGGAGTAAAGATGAGCTCCGTTTCGTTGCCCTCTCTTGCATTGGTTATTTGGTTTTGACAAACGGAAACTAACATTCCATGTTACCATTACAGCAGGATCCACGTAAATAAGAAAAAGATACTTATTAGAGCCTAGATTATAAAGTCCATAGTACCAGATGTAGTAACTAAGCATGAGCTCCATGCATTGCTACAAATAAAATTCATGCAAGCTTCATTCAGTCTACAAAACTGCTGGATGCTGCTTTGAGCAAGAACCACCAAAACTCCAGAACCATTTTGACAGCACTGACCGCCTTTAGCCCCTGCCAAACAGACAACTGAAGGTTCAGTTCAAGCAGGGCAGCAAGTAGCCAAGTACAATGTCAGGGAGGTTAAGCGGAAAGAAAGATTGACATTATTACCTTACTTGGTTTCCCCCTCATCATTTAGCATGAAGCCGCTCCACAGTAGCGAGGTCTCATCTTTTGTGCCGGCCGACGTGACAATAGTCACATTGAACCCTCGGATATGCTCAAAAATCTCAAAGTGTTCTTCCAGTTCCGGGGAGAACTCGCAGAACTCCGTCTCCATGAAGAACTTAATGTTGTTTTCCCGAATTTCGGCCCGAGAATCTAACGTGGACATCACTTCAACATTCTGACCAAGAAATTGTACATTGCATGCCCTCGGAGAACACTCTGTCTTGCAAAGACACTGCCACTGCCTTTGCCAGCACCAATGAATGGATTGGTTCGAGCAGACTTTCTTGCTTTAGCAAAAGGGTCACTTTGTGCCTCTTTGAATCTCTGGCCACTCAAAATCTC
This sequence is a window from Setaria italica strain Yugu1 chromosome III, Setaria_italica_v2.0, whole genome shotgun sequence. Protein-coding genes within it:
- the LOC101774683 gene encoding uncharacterized protein LOC101774683, with product MCCGGDDGRECRPLGFLLGLPFAVLAVLVSIVGAIIWIIGLPISCICPCCLCVTLLLEAAVELVKAPLHVMTWFTSKIPC
- the LOC101775086 gene encoding uncharacterized protein LOC101775086 isoform X1 yields the protein MTLAASAVSCRGPLPSKGWKWQSPIATWKYMRSGRHNAVIKFATKSTKRERRKFQNKPNDSLLISEEASSGSGGSASTGLEVDGEDVATDDQISGAPRSAVLQACTLTSGLLLAGGLLLRQASHLASLNGWPISDPTDVSFNFETWHLELVAGLVIAISSSRYILLQTWSDFRDSSEAANTQILTSLEPLDYIFVACLPGISEELLFRGALMPILGLNWISALIIGTIFGVLHLGNGRKYSFAIWATFVGFAYGIGTIASSSVIVPMVSHSINNIIGGLLWRFTKNSQK
- the LOC101775086 gene encoding uncharacterized protein LOC101775086 isoform X2; protein product: MRSGRHNAVIKFATKSTKRERRKFQNKPNDSLLISEEASSGSGGSASTGLEVDGEDVATDDQISGAPRSAVLQACTLTSGLLLAGGLLLRQASHLASLNGWPISDPTDVSFNFETWHLELVAGLVIAISSSRYILLQTWSDFRDSSEAANTQILTSLEPLDYIFVACLPGISEELLFRGALMPILGLNWISALIIGTIFGVLHLGNGRKYSFAIWATFVGFAYGIGTIASSSVIVPMVSHSINNIIGGLLWRFTKNSQK